One genomic window of Quercus robur chromosome 6, dhQueRobu3.1, whole genome shotgun sequence includes the following:
- the LOC126732439 gene encoding E3 ubiquitin-protein ligase RING1-like, with the protein MEKKFQIFPPKSMLRPMPTDLPVPRPPRQPPPPPPRLSSGPESNQKYLFEISLIVTACMVCGVLLVGIMFAIKRSCDSRRNRRIRRRNAPILFDTQEDFFDEDHGPVIDHPIWYINTVGLQQSIIDSITLCKYRKDEGLIDGTECSVCLCEFEEDESLRLLPKCSHAFHVPCIDTWLRSHKNCPLCRAPIVSDSAGSQVSAAVPNLSAPGSSQETQLENAENQSGVESNQVGSGETSESQAGDVDIGALPIADGRCAEISMKNLHNSSCGNCHSRVLSNLADNQRVVEQEMQPMRRSVSLDSSSASMIYLAVANVVTDQESSKAQLVPVKSSRKSFVAKRDSETSSIYKLMKSSSIGRSLQKGPVSMKRSFSSTRKSRHCTSSSSSSILPM; encoded by the coding sequence atggaaaaaaaattccaaatttttccTCCAAAATCGATGCTGCGACCAATGCCAACAGATCTACCAGTACCAAGGCCACCAcgacaaccaccaccaccaccaccacggcTTTCTTCGGGTCCTGAAAGTaaccaaaaatatttatttgaaatCAGTTTGATTGTCACAGCTTGTATGGTTTGTGGAGTTCTTTTGGTTGGGATTATGTTTGCAATTAAGAGGAGTTGCGACTCGAGGAGGAATAGAAGAATAAGGAGAAGAAATGCACCAATACTTTTTGATACCCAAGAAGATTTTTTTGATGAAGATCATGGACCTGTGATTGACCATCCCATATGGTACATCAACACCGTTGGTCTCCAACAATCTATTATTGATTCTATCACGCTTTGTAAGTATAGAAAAGATGAGGGGTTGATAGATGGGACGGAGTGCTCTGTTTGCTTGTGTGaatttgaagaagatgaaagtcTTAGACTTTTGCCTAAGTGTAGCCATGCTTTTCATGTTCCTTGCATAGATACATGGTTAAGATCACACAAGAATTGTCCATTGTGTCGTGCTCCTATTGTTAGTGACAGTGCTGGTTCTCAGGTAAGTGCAGCTGTGCCTAATTTGAGTGCTCCGGGTTCAAGCCAAGAAACCCAGTTAGAGAATGCTGAAAACCAGAGTGGAGTGGAAAGCAATCAAGTTGGAAGTGGTGAGACTAGTGAAAGTCAGGCTGGTGATGTTGATATTGGTGCTTTACCAATTGCGGATGGTAGATGTGCTGAAATATCAATGAAAAATTTGCATAATTCTAGCTGTGGGAATTGTCATTCTCGAGTACTAAGTAATTTGGCTGACAATCAACGAGTTGTAGAACAAGAAATGCAACCAATGAGGAGGTCGGTTTCGCTGGATTCTTCTTCTGCCTCAATGATTTATCTTGCTGTAGCTAATGTTGTTACTGACCAAGAAAGTTCAAAGGCTCAATTAGTACCCGTAAAAAGTTCGAGAAAAAGTTTTGTTGCTAAGAGGGATAGCGAAACTTCAAGCATATACAAACTGATGAAAAGTTCTTCAATTGGGCGTTCTCTGCAGAAGGGGCCGGTTTCAATGAAAAGGTCTTTTTCGTCCACTAGGAAATCCAGACATTGCACAAGTTCAAGTTCGAGCTCAATCCTTCCCATGTGA